Sequence from the Bacillus thuringiensis genome:
TAAATGGAGAAATGACGATCCATAAACAGTATGCAAAAAGACTTGGAATTTCTATAGAGGAGATAGAGTCCGCCAAACCATCTGCTAAAAATTTAGCTTATACAAATTACATGATGTCTGTATCTCAAAATGGCACACTTGCTGAATTAATAGCAGCACTTCTTCCGTGTATGTGGAGCTACTGGGAAATTGGAAAGCGTTTAAATGATATTCCTGGAGCAAGAGATCATGAGTTCTTTGGTGAGTGGATTCAAGGATATAGTTCTGAAGAATACGGTAACCTTTGTATTTGGTTAATAGATTTATTAAATGAAATGGCAGTTGGAAAGTCTGAAAAAGAGCTAGATCGATTAGAGGAGATTTTCCTATATTCCAGTCGATTTGAATATTTATTCTGGGATATGTCCTATCGTAAGGAGATGTGGGGATTTGAGGAGCAAGAACATACTACAGTTTCATAATGTTTCTTTTCATTATGATGAGAAGCCAATCATCAATGAATTAAATGCTTCTATACAAGATAAAGAGTTTGTAAGTATTATCGGACCGAGTGGATGCGGGAAAAGTACTTTATTTCGCCTTATTACAGGTTTAGAAGAAGCAAGTACGGGACAGATAGAGCTGACAGAAACAAAGAGCCATCCTGTAGGGTATATGCCCCAAAAAGATATGCTCCTGCCATGGAGGACGATTATTGAGAATGCAGCTCTGCCGCTAGAGTGCCAAGGTGTACAGAAGAAAGAAGCACAAATAAAGGCAAAGGAACTGTTACATAAATTTGGCTTACAAGGGTATGAGA
This genomic interval carries:
- the tenA gene encoding thiaminase II, producing the protein MKFCDRLLETVQPVWEMSHNHPFVVGMGDGTLEKDKFQYYIIQDYLYLLDYAKLYAIGVVKATNPQVMGKFAEQIDGILNGEMTIHKQYAKRLGISIEEIESAKPSAKNLAYTNYMMSVSQNGTLAELIAALLPCMWSYWEIGKRLNDIPGARDHEFFGEWIQGYSSEEYGNLCIWLIDLLNEMAVGKSEKELDRLEEIFLYSSRFEYLFWDMSYRKEMWGFEEQEHTTVS